Within the Cydia pomonella isolate Wapato2018A chromosome 3, ilCydPomo1, whole genome shotgun sequence genome, the region ttgcaAAAGGGTAAAATCTATGATGGCCACGTACATGtggtaatttttacgttcaccGTATCAGTTAGTGACCGCTCGGtactaaagtcagaccaagtaAAGATacaagcgattttgatagccgagACAgcgagtgttattttaaacgtcaaacttctatgaaattatgacgtttataacacttgcaccatctgggctaacaaaatcgctgccaacttagtttggtctgactctaatcaGTATTTTAGTAATAAGACATCTTTAGTTCCTTAAGTTTTATGTTGATTTTCATCTCAAAGTCGAATAGTTTCTGAtctcaattgttattttataaaaagttgaTTAAAGAAATGAGtctttaaataatgtttaatttacttagggcctgtttcacaaggTCCAATTAGTGTCCTGAATAAGtcaataagctacttgccatttatctgacgaataaagtcatcgttggcgtttcacgatcttcaaataaaattaactagtaaagtgctaagttttgcatgaAAATTTGTCTGGCAGTTAGCTATTCGATACTTGAACATTGTGAAACAAGCCCTTAATAAATTGTCATAAATTTTGTTTGCCTACTTTTAgtagtaaaatataaatgtacagtcacgtctgaaaatatctatacgaaaattgtgccaaaaatatgtatacactaccttaatatatgggcaataaagtcgtgtatacatattttatgcacttttttcgtatcgatattttcaatcGTGACCGTGCGTACGGTAAAGCCAACAGGGAGTTAGTTTTAAAGGTGTTCCACCGTAACTtcgaaactactggaccgattTTAATAAATGAGATGTCAATTAGATTTTAGAGCTAGATGTAtgacataatattattagttattcagaggatagtggacgatcacttctccatacaaatgtaacaCAGTCCTCATTTCCCTCCCTAAATACCTAGTGACATgatagaaaactatttttacacaatttgatgtatattaatcatagcccaactaacatgacagcgtcaaaatAGCCTACATATCACTGTTATAATGCTCTCATTTGAGAATTAAGAGTGTTAAGAATACCTGTAGTAGGTTGGTAGAGGACTCTATACCACCCTTATAACCACGAATCAGGCCCCACTTTTTACAGGTAAAGGTGTCAGGAAGCCTATACAACAGTGTTACTTAAGGGTTAGAAGTACTTAGAAGGGAGTTAATTCACCCTCAGCTATTACTTTAGCCGGTTCTACGTTCTCATAGAATCATTAGCTAACACAATAGCTGTGAGACAACCCTCAGTTAAGaattttaaacttgttaaacCTATAAGAGAGAGTGGGTTAACGATTTAACGCGTACTAGATATCTAAAACATTCTCAATTAAATATGTGACCGCTTTTTGAGAACTCtttttgtactgtttttatGTATTAGCTTCAAAGAAATCCAAAACGatcaaacttataaaataaatgatacaaagaaaataaaacttatcacAGCAACATTTAATGGCGATCTGCTCGCAAGTTTTTATTAGGAAGAAGAAGTTTTATCGTGTGAAAAGTGAAAAAGTGCTGCGCCTGCGATTTTACGGTAAGTGTATACCATGTTTTCCATCTTAATTTTAACGCGCTCCGGattaattaaagatttaaagtaaaacttatgCTTAATAAAATAGACGCCTTAAAGTTTTATCAGCAACTTGTTCTTTTTGTCGGCCATTGGCAAGTAAAGTTACGTGGCATCGatagaatgataaaataaaaattattaatggagtattttgtacataaatattgatcaaacaagtacatttttaggttactttactaaaacaatGGCGAACTTGCTATTACAGCTTTAGCTCTCCCTTAACGCATCATTTACACTTTTTGAGATACAGCATCTTTAGTCGAGAGTATTGTGCAGTCTTTAGCCTTCAAAAAGGTACTCGGCTAACACAATTAGCATAAGCAAAACTTACGTTAAAGCTTGAAACTTCATAAGAGAGTTATGCAACGCTTTTAGTATCTGGTGTTACGACACACTTGACTAACTCTTTTATGCAACCCATGCCTGCAGCTTAAAGTTATCACAACACCTAAAGATATATAAGATACTTCACAGTAAccattaagtaacaataaacatCAGTAAGTGTCAGCGGGCGCTGTTGTAAAGATTTAAGTGTTACAAACAGGTTAAAGCTATAAAGCTTGACTCCAGTAGCTGTAATTAACACTATTATTACTCTCAATTctgcataacatcatccatTGTAGCTCTAGAACCACTGTTGGAGTGGAATTTATTTCTTAACTCCTCTATAACGTTCCAAGCTATAACTGAGATTATTATAACGCCGTTCAaaagattaaagttttaaagaagcCTGTAACTGACGGTATAATGTTTGTTGGGAGCTATGCCGTATGCCGCTTAGTTtcacttattttaattattatatgagtTAGAAGCTAAAAACAAAAGCCCCTAACTCTTATAATGAATAATCTAaaaaataagggttccgttttttgccatttggctacggaaccctaaaaacaaacaaGCATagctgttaaaatattttccataaagttaatatccatagaggaaaatggggactacgtttgtgtggCGAAGCGTTTTTGAGCGGTCTTCCACTTTCGTGTTATTATATTGCATTTTGATCGACTTCCAAACATGAAGAGGTCCCTTGAATATGTACTTATACGAAATTAATCCGTAGTTGGAGCAGGTAAATACATACCTGATCTAGCAAAACTGAAACGGAAGCAGACAGCAgaatgccaacttacaaaaagacCCACCAAAATAGGTTAGTtgtactattaaaaatagaggtgtattgtcaaagaaaactttgtagcgacgtaaatctACTGccataatttgttaaatatcaaaaagtagcgccaaataatagatcaaaggccaaaggtataaagcagcatcgtttcgagcgatggcgccataaacTTTAGGTagtaaggatcaaagtcaaatggcgttctaaaagttttaattatgtgtcgaaagatggcagtaaatttacgtcgctaaaaagttttctttgacaacacacctctatttcaaattctctttggttgtTACACATACTGGCTGTTATTATGCATTACTAAATGACAGTTACCTAAGTCACATAAGTCATTATTGATGTCTTATGTCAATTTGTAGTATAGATACGAGACACAAGAAAATACCTAGTTAATTTATTATGGAGCCACGGCGAGAAAAAGTCCCACTGGATGGGCCTGGGCCCCGCGGCGTGCCTGACTGTTATTACGTAAGTTTTACAAGAATTTACTGTAAGTTAATACATGGTACCTATCAGAGGCGGCGCTAGGCGttggccaccgcctacggcatcgcggtccgaggggcctcgcggtccgaggcctcgcgcctcaaataagtatatctcggacacaacgtaaaaatgttcgttatttcttgcgctaccagagggcctcgctaaatgtaccttgcccacataaaattttggtgtTGCCCCGCCACTGGTACCTTATTCACATAGGCACATATGTAGCTCCAACCCTCTAAGACAAGGGTGGCGGTcaagaaatataaatacgtagaccagtttcatttaaggtttcaagaagtatgtaattggtagatcgcacagggtttcgttagtaaccaggagatcttgggtctaatcaagttggccactCCTGCTCTAAGAGTCTAAGAAATCGCTCGGATGGTGTAGGTTACATGTTTGTTAAATTGATTTTACAACTTTTTGATGATCTacctataaatttatataaatgatctaCCAAAAATTATAGATTCACCAAGCGTTTTGTTTGCTGATGATATATCCGTTGTGTTTCCGTGCTCAAGCGTTAGTAACTGTAAATTTTACCTTAATATTACCCTTTCTAAATTAGAATCTTGGCTAACTGACCATAATCTCCAAATAAACTACAACAAAACCAAACTAATGCAGTTCAGgccttatcaaaaaaaaaacccttaacaatagatatttcatttaaaaataataagttagaATCTGTAAATACGTTTTCATTGCTAGGATTAAATATAGACTCACATATAAATTGGAAGGACCACATACAACAATTAATTAGTAGATTATCCTGATTTACGTATGCACTGCATGAATTAAAAAAGACTACGAATATAACAACTGCTTTAACAGCCTACCATGCTTATGCTCACACCTTGTTCCGCTATGGCATATTGCTTTGGGGAAATAGCACGATTGTAAACAGTCTGTTCACTGTACAAAAAAAGTGTatcagaataataataaatataaaacaaatgcaCAGCTGTCGAACCTATTTCAAGGAGCTAGGCATCTTAACACTAACGTgcttatatatattagaaatatgtaaatttgtaaaagcCCATAGCCATCTTTTCTTACAAGCCAAAGAACGACACACAAAACCGCTAAACCTCCGAAACAATAACAACCTCGCGCTACCCACATCCAACCTAACATTATATCATTCAGGACCTCACATGATGTgcactaaaatatataacaaaattccACAAGCAATAAAATCAATAGCAAAACCTAAATCATTTGAAACcgccttaaataattatttattagataaaagttattattcttTGAAGGAGTTTTTTGAAGATACCTTTCCGACAAAATAGaatgctagttttttttttttttttttttaggtttatttttacctacatcGCTGtgcaatgtaatgtaattaataatattagttttaagtataagtacttatagtataagaataaattgctgtgcccttacagggtctgtattcaatgtaatatatgagcaataaagatgttatgagttatgagttAAATGGGATAGTATAACAAACTAAGGGGTTTATTCATGTTTTCAAAATTGTACACCCTTTCATATATTGTCATCAGAAAATTAACATAGGCTCATTAGGTACGAACCAGTATTAGATCCTCTCGTTTGGAAACcttttaggtaggtacagtcagcgtcaaatactttgtagcaaccaaagtatccaaatagttcggtacaccatatatttagtatggtgtaccgaactaattggccactttgactggtacaaagtatttgacgctgactgtacctagtgtAACTACCGCTCAGGTACCAGCGGTTAAgcacttttataattttaagcaTACACAATCGCCCAATAGAAATGCCATTTTTGTATCCGGACCaaaaaaaataggtaggtaaatatatcCGTATATAGAGAAAATTCTTCGCATTGTTTTTtcattccgttaacttcggggtatgggtaagaACGTTTAAGGAACCTAAATgccatagttaattttcaaaaatgtgttttgtttgaaaaaaaggtttttaatgttgtatattaagtatagcgttgttgtaacaccgGAATTATATTTAACCCAACCAAAAAATTAAAGACAGTGCGgtgtccgagatagtacgtacgtttagtagcaaatgtataaactcgtactaaacacttatcaatatgtaaatacacAGGCCCCTAGGCAAGTGCACACGCTCGTAAAGGCCTTATCAGAAAAACAACGGTATACATATACAACGGTGTATATCACGTCCTCCTCTGTGAATGATGTAAATGTGCCCTTTTATCTTGACTTATTGTAACTGGTCTTGCAATTATATCCAGACGTCCCGCGTGCTAGACTCGACGTTCAGATATGTGAAGTTCGTGCGGAAGCTGAGAGCTGAGGAGGAAGAGCAACGGAAGGGCAAGGAGAACAAGCTTAAGGAGCTCAAAGACCAGCAGTATAGCGATTTCTTCATCAGCTGTGATCGCAAGCAAGTCTATTTCTAGCTCTATCTCCTTAGCAAGTGAAACCGAACGCCAGCGAATGGTGTTACAAGCAATTTTTTAAGTCTCGttaaccaatttgtcagtagaaaaggcagCAGAATCGAAAAATAAATAGCGCACTTCGTCTTTCAAAGCAGATAATTTTGAATTACACAATTTTTTCTATTGAAACATTGTTTTCAAGGTCCCGATGAGGTTTCCGATCAAAATAAGCGGTGTAACTTTGAGGtgtcattttaaatttttactaattttattaccCGTTAGGGTTCTATTAACGGTACGTCTGCGAAAAATGTCGTACACGAGTTTTTAGATTGTCAGGTATACAGCAATCTAGTTTTCACAAAAACGTACAGCTCCATGTAATGTTCATCATATCttgttctattttttattacctTCCTATTAACTTTATGACGTGAACACCGAGTAAGACTTACTCGTACCTACCTTACCACTTAATTCATATGTTTTATTAGATCTCTGCTTAACAATGTGGCTCGCCGAGTTGAGTTATGCATGGAGTCCTACGAAGCTGACCTAGCAAAGAAAAGACAAAGGTAACCAAACCCAAACCTTatcattttattgttaagagttTAGTAACTGTTATTTCGAAACTATTAACGTTTTCATAGCATTTTTTCTCTGACTATATTAAGAAGGGAAAAGTGCAGACCGATCTTTGGGTCCAGTAGTACCTAATTCATTTTGTATTTGGggtcacttactacaactagcTTCATTAGTTGTATAACTATCTTCCATGACCATCAAGTCTAAAAGAGCTGTACACCCGAGAAGAGGAAGAAAACATCCGCAAGTTCGTAGCGCAAGTGCAAGCGGGAAGAGAAGCGGTGTGGCAGGCGAAGAAGGAGCGCTTGGCGTATCTCATCGCGAAACGGAAGAAGGAACATTCGGAGAAGTTCAAGGATACACCTCTGTAAGTTATGACACTCCACTGGCCCCGGAACCTACGTATTTTAAAGGACATTAATACAATCAGCTGTAGATACGTCTGACGCCGCAAACTGGACACTGGTAGACAGCGGGGCGGGGCGATCGTTTAGATTAAAATGTACTCGTACCATCAGGTGCAAAagtgaattcattcataattttccCACGCAATTTCGCAGCTCGCTGTACTGTACATATAGACTAAAACGAAAACCGCTGGTATTCAAGACAGATTTGTTAAAATCTATAGGTAAATTGCGATCAAGTCTGTGGCCTGGCCCTCTCGCATACAAATTCGTATTCAGGGGGAGTGAGGTATCTCgatctgcagctgactgtaatAACGTACATATCCTCAAAATGTTATCTAGATCGAAATGTGTCCATGTGATGCCCTGCCTAGTAAAACTCCGAGCAATGGAAGCCCAGGACATCCAGCTGTACCAGATGAGGGAAAAGGCGGCGCGGCGCGAGGCCGAGAAGGAGCTGGACAAGATGTGGTACCAAGTCGCGATGAAGGAGTCCGATGCTTTGGTTAGCACATTCTCAgtgttaacattattttatggtagtcaagtgtaaaaatatgagtGCACACAACCACAGAAATAGTAATAAGGTAATAGTAATTACCTCATTATAATATTCCGTGCACACAACATATCCTATCataaatatgtcccatagctcttataTCGTCGAATTAAGAACTATGTGActtatttttgagtaagttatATGCACCCATATTAtatacacttgactgtacaagccTAAAACAATAAGGAAGGGCCTAATATATTTGCTCAAGTGGAAAACCCGAAGGCCAAAAAATAACACGCCCAGGAAATTTAGTCAGTCGAAGTAATCTCTTGGAGAATAAACAAATGTTCGATGGTTGATGGTCGATGCTATTATAGCATCAAGAAAATCGATAGGTAAGGTCTCATGCGGTGCCGTAGGTTTTGCAGTAAGTAGACTATTTGCTTGATAATCTGCATGTAGTTACCACACAATAAGCAGGGTTTACATGGTCATTTCCTGCGTAGTTAGGTATTATGTACAATATACGACTTTATGTATGGTTTACAGGCAGCTCG harbors:
- the LOC133516452 gene encoding uncharacterized protein LOC133516452; the encoded protein is MEPRREKVPLDGPGPRGVPDCYYTSRVLDSTFRYVKFVRKLRAEEEEQRKGKENKLKELKDQQYSDFFISCDRKSLLNNVARRVELCMESYEADLAKKRQSLKELYTREEEENIRKFVAQVQAGREAVWQAKKERLAYLIAKRKKEHSEKFKDTPL